Proteins from one Amycolatopsis benzoatilytica AK 16/65 genomic window:
- a CDS encoding MinD/ParA family ATP-binding protein, translating into MTTFSVALAARWPSPSRALLVEADPSGGDVGTRFSLESTPGLVSLAVAARRSDDPALLWQHTQTLPGGLPVVAAPPDADRARAVLSALADPTTGAGVLRAAANLPDTVVIVDCGRIDAGSPAMPIVRSADAMVLLTRAHADDLAHLARRLPAIGRWTAHPAMLLVGDGYAPAEVARELGVLPLGRVPDDPHGAAVLCGRPRSLRWGRSGPAHSALGQVAHKVAKVLLAEQEPPAALPRQGPVESQPVPVLRPVPGVPANPVSATGLRLAPAPPQPNQENTSRGGHAS; encoded by the coding sequence GTGACCACGTTCTCGGTCGCGCTGGCCGCGCGCTGGCCCTCGCCCTCGCGCGCGCTGCTGGTGGAGGCCGACCCCTCCGGCGGGGACGTCGGGACGCGGTTCTCGCTGGAGTCGACGCCGGGACTGGTGAGCCTGGCGGTCGCCGCGCGGCGCAGCGATGACCCGGCGCTGTTGTGGCAGCACACGCAAACCCTGCCAGGTGGCCTGCCGGTGGTGGCCGCGCCACCGGACGCCGACCGCGCGCGGGCGGTGCTGTCCGCGCTGGCGGACCCGACCACCGGGGCGGGCGTGCTGCGGGCCGCCGCGAACTTGCCGGACACGGTGGTGATCGTGGACTGCGGCCGGATCGACGCCGGGTCTCCGGCGATGCCGATCGTGCGCTCGGCCGACGCGATGGTCTTGCTGACCCGTGCGCACGCCGACGACCTCGCGCACCTGGCCCGCCGGCTGCCGGCGATCGGCCGGTGGACCGCGCATCCGGCGATGTTGCTGGTCGGCGACGGGTATGCCCCGGCCGAGGTCGCCCGTGAACTCGGTGTCCTGCCGCTGGGCCGGGTTCCGGATGATCCGCACGGGGCGGCCGTGCTGTGCGGGCGGCCCCGCTCGCTGCGATGGGGCCGCAGCGGGCCGGCGCATTCGGCGTTGGGGCAGGTCGCGCACAAGGTCGCGAAGGTGCTGCTCGCCGAGCAGGAACCACCCGCCGCGCTGCCGCGGCAAGGGCCGGTGGAGAGCCAGCCGGTGCCGGTCCTGCGCCCGGTGCCCGGCGTGCCCGCCAACCCGGTCTCGGCCACGGGGCTGCGGCTCGCACCGGCGCCCCCACAGCCGAACCAGGAGAACACCTCACGCGGAGGGCACGCGTCATGA
- a CDS encoding CpaF family protein, which yields MNHPTNGHPSNGYPPPVPLRPHQQHGQPPGGGWPPPGASGHPSWAAPAGQPHHPSAAQSPPGGPEATQNTEAVGRLRQHLRDTLGAELPQRVDAQQRRTGAPVTREARRELARAILDDAVAVHSENELMADRSLVGRDVEQRVITEVINELFGMAGLQPLLDDPTVETINANRFDRVFVQYNDGRRARVAPIAGSNEELTDLVRLLAARASSQERRFDYGSPAVNLQLPGGERLFAAMGVTAGGVTSLSIRRHGYLTVTLPELRARGTIDPGLEQFLRAMVKARKNIVIDGGTGAGKTTLLRALASEMDPMERIVTIEDAFELGLDRDPDIHADVTAFQAREPNVEGEGAISQAELVRWGLRMSPDRVIVGEIRGPEVIPMCNAMSQGNDGSMATLHASSSRIAFTRLASYAAQGPERLPLEATNLLVASAVHFVVHLARGLDRTTRVVSSIREVVGADGPQVISNEVYRPGADRRARPVAGALRTDTLDDLVDAGLDPGVLEEPDGWWPR from the coding sequence ATGAACCACCCGACCAACGGCCATCCATCCAACGGCTATCCGCCGCCGGTGCCCCTGCGCCCCCACCAGCAGCACGGGCAGCCACCCGGCGGCGGCTGGCCACCGCCCGGCGCGTCCGGTCACCCCAGCTGGGCAGCACCGGCCGGGCAGCCGCACCACCCCAGCGCCGCGCAGTCACCGCCGGGCGGTCCGGAAGCGACACAGAACACCGAGGCTGTCGGGCGGCTGCGCCAGCACCTACGCGACACCCTCGGCGCCGAGCTGCCGCAGCGGGTGGACGCCCAGCAGCGCCGCACCGGCGCCCCGGTCACCAGGGAGGCCCGCCGCGAGCTGGCGCGGGCGATCCTGGACGACGCGGTGGCCGTGCACTCCGAGAACGAGCTGATGGCCGACCGCTCGCTGGTCGGCCGCGATGTCGAGCAGCGGGTGATCACCGAGGTCATCAACGAACTGTTCGGCATGGCCGGCCTGCAGCCGCTGCTGGACGACCCGACGGTGGAGACGATCAACGCCAACCGCTTCGACCGGGTGTTCGTGCAGTACAACGACGGCCGCCGCGCGCGGGTCGCCCCGATCGCGGGCTCGAACGAGGAGCTGACGGACCTGGTGCGCCTGTTGGCGGCTCGCGCGTCCAGTCAGGAACGGCGCTTCGACTACGGCTCCCCGGCGGTCAACCTCCAACTTCCCGGCGGGGAGCGGTTGTTCGCGGCGATGGGCGTCACGGCGGGCGGGGTGACCTCGCTGTCGATCCGCCGGCACGGCTACCTCACCGTGACCCTCCCGGAGCTGCGCGCCCGCGGCACGATCGATCCCGGTCTGGAGCAGTTCCTGCGCGCGATGGTCAAGGCCCGCAAGAACATCGTGATCGACGGTGGCACCGGCGCGGGCAAAACCACCCTGCTGCGCGCACTCGCGTCCGAAATGGACCCGATGGAACGCATCGTCACCATCGAGGACGCCTTCGAACTCGGCCTGGACCGCGACCCGGACATCCACGCCGACGTGACCGCCTTCCAGGCCCGCGAGCCGAACGTCGAAGGCGAGGGCGCGATCTCCCAGGCCGAACTCGTCCGCTGGGGCCTGCGCATGAGCCCGGACCGCGTGATCGTCGGCGAGATCCGCGGCCCGGAGGTCATCCCGATGTGCAACGCCATGTCCCAGGGCAACGACGGCTCCATGGCCACCCTCCACGCGAGCAGCTCCCGGATCGCCTTCACCCGGCTGGCCTCCTACGCCGCCCAAGGCCCCGAACGCCTTCCCTTGGAGGCCACCAACCTGCTGGTCGCCTCGGCGGTGCATTTCGTGGTGCACCTCGCGCGCGGCCTGGACCGCACGACCCGCGTGGTGTCCTCGATCCGCGAGGTCGTCGGCGCCGACGGCCCCCAGGTCATCTCGAACGAGGTCTACCGGCCTGGCGCGGACCGGCGCGCCCGTCCGGTGGCCGGGGCGCTGCGCACCGACACCCTCGACGACCTCGTCGACGCCGGGCTCGACCCCGGTGTGCTGGAGGAGCCCGACGGCTGGTGGCCGCGATGA
- a CDS encoding type II secretion system F family protein, with protein sequence MIAGGNITISATTGLSALLGVGVGVGLLLVIIGWRGVDRNRRSGPFGRARSRRIPSAPKDQRQALRTGLAVAVGVLAGVATGWVVGAVLAGLAVWALPRVLGRDPEHARRVARIEAIATWTEMLRDTLSAAAGLEQAILATAPLAPPAIRGEITELAGRIENGDRLAPSLRHLADQLADPTGDLVIAALVLAAEQQARQLGDLLGSLAHAAREQASMRMRVEAGRARTRTSVRVIVGTTLCFAVAVVLLNRPYLAAYDSAGGQVVLLGIGVLFGLGFAWLVRIATVTEPDRFLSLTADTTANQTPMVAERQV encoded by the coding sequence ATGATCGCAGGCGGGAACATCACGATCAGCGCCACCACCGGCCTCTCGGCCCTGCTCGGCGTCGGTGTGGGTGTCGGCCTGCTGCTGGTGATCATCGGCTGGCGCGGCGTGGACCGGAACCGGCGGTCCGGACCGTTCGGCCGCGCCCGGTCTCGCCGCATCCCCTCCGCACCGAAGGATCAGCGCCAGGCGCTGCGGACCGGTCTCGCCGTCGCGGTGGGTGTGCTGGCCGGGGTGGCGACCGGTTGGGTGGTTGGCGCGGTGCTGGCCGGGCTGGCGGTCTGGGCGTTGCCCCGCGTGCTGGGCCGCGATCCCGAGCACGCGCGCCGGGTCGCCCGGATCGAGGCCATCGCGACCTGGACGGAAATGCTCAGGGACACGCTCTCGGCCGCCGCCGGATTGGAGCAGGCCATCCTCGCGACCGCGCCGCTGGCGCCGCCGGCCATCCGCGGCGAGATCACCGAGCTGGCTGGCCGCATCGAGAATGGCGACCGGCTGGCGCCCTCCCTGCGTCACCTGGCCGACCAACTCGCCGACCCGACCGGCGACCTGGTGATCGCCGCGCTGGTGCTGGCCGCCGAGCAGCAGGCCCGTCAACTCGGCGACCTGCTCGGCTCGCTGGCGCACGCCGCCCGCGAGCAAGCCTCGATGCGGATGCGGGTTGAGGCCGGGCGCGCCCGGACCCGAACCAGCGTGCGGGTGATCGTGGGCACCACGCTGTGCTTCGCCGTGGCCGTGGTGCTGCTCAACCGGCCGTACCTGGCCGCCTACGACTCCGCGGGCGGACAGGTCGTCCTGCTGGGTATCGGAGTCCTGTTCGGACTCGGGTTCGCGTGGCTGGTGCGCATCGCCACCGTCACCGAACCAGACCGCTTCCTCTCGCTGACCGCGGACACCACGGCGAACCAGACTCCGATGGTCGCCGAAAGGCAGGTGTGA
- a CDS encoding type II secretion system F family protein produces the protein MITALVLGAGLGIGLWALAVWLFPPRPALGAVLARSTTPPAPPPILATEDTGWAARLGRPFIAPLRALGLPGERLARDLAVIGRPVATHLAEKATLAIAGLLAPVVLQLLLALAGLSLGVEVPIIAGLVLAAAGFLLPDLQARSDAARLRTGFRHALSAYLDLVWITLAGGAGVDSALNDSVAIGRGWAFEQIRRALDTARLTRTTPWATLRQLGEELDVTELSELAASVSLAGTEGAKVRTSLAAKAGALRTHQITDAEGAAQAATERMSLPVMALFLGFLAFIAYPALTQVLNGL, from the coding sequence ATGATCACCGCGCTCGTTCTGGGAGCGGGGCTCGGCATCGGCCTCTGGGCGCTGGCCGTATGGCTGTTCCCGCCCCGCCCCGCCCTCGGCGCCGTCCTGGCCCGCAGCACGACACCACCGGCGCCGCCGCCGATCCTGGCCACCGAGGACACCGGCTGGGCCGCCCGGCTCGGCCGCCCGTTCATCGCGCCGCTGCGCGCGCTCGGCCTGCCCGGCGAACGATTGGCCCGCGATCTGGCCGTCATCGGCCGCCCGGTCGCGACCCACCTGGCGGAGAAGGCGACGCTGGCGATCGCCGGGCTGCTCGCACCCGTGGTGCTGCAACTGCTGCTTGCCCTGGCCGGGTTGTCGCTGGGCGTCGAGGTCCCGATCATCGCCGGGCTCGTGCTGGCCGCCGCCGGATTTCTCCTGCCCGACCTGCAAGCGCGCTCCGACGCGGCGAGGCTGCGCACCGGGTTCCGCCACGCCCTCTCGGCGTACCTGGACCTGGTGTGGATCACCCTGGCCGGGGGCGCCGGGGTGGACAGCGCGCTGAACGACTCGGTCGCCATCGGCCGAGGCTGGGCGTTCGAGCAGATCCGCCGCGCCCTGGACACCGCGCGCCTGACCCGCACCACCCCGTGGGCCACACTGCGCCAACTCGGCGAGGAACTCGACGTCACCGAGCTGTCCGAACTGGCCGCCTCAGTCAGCCTGGCCGGCACCGAAGGCGCCAAGGTCCGCACCTCGCTGGCGGCCAAGGCCGGCGCGTTGCGCACGCACCAGATCACCGACGCCGAAGGCGCCGCGCAGGCCGCCACCGAACGCATGTCGCTGCCGGTGATGGCGCTGTTCCTGGGCTTCTTGGCGTTCATCGCCTACCCCGCACTCACGCAAGTCTTGAACGGCTTGTGA